The Fragaria vesca subsp. vesca linkage group LG2, FraVesHawaii_1.0, whole genome shotgun sequence genome includes a window with the following:
- the LOC101314251 gene encoding tyrosine decarboxylase 1-like yields MDAKRMEGGLKPMDAEQLRENAHKMVDFIADYYKTIEDFPVLSQVQPGYLRELLPDSAPTQPESLQHIFDDIQAKILPGVTHWQSPNFFAYYPSNSSIAGFLGEMLSAGLNIVGFSWVTSPAATELEMIVLDWLAKLIKLPDEFLSAGQGGGVIQGTASEAILVVMLAARDKILRRVGKNALEKLVVYASDQTHSALQKACQIAGIHPENCRILSTNSTTNYALSPSVLNEAISNDITSGLIPFFLCGTVGTTSSTAVDPLGELGKIAKNNEMWFHVDAAYAGSACICPEYRHYIDGVEKADSFNMNAHKWFLTNFDCSVLWIKDRNALVQSLSTNPEFLKNKASQANMVVDYKDWQVPLGRRFRSLKLWMVLRLYGLENLQSYIRTHINLAKHFEELVAQDPRFEIVTPRLYSLVCFRLLPPHGNEACASKLNHDLLDAVNSTGKIYISHTVLSGAYILRFAVGAPLTEEKHVTAAWKVLQDEASALLATCLE; encoded by the exons ATGGACGCAAAACGAAT GGAGGGTGGATTGAAGCCAATGGATGCTGAGCAGCTCAGAGAGAATGCTCACAAGATGGTGGATTTCATTGCTGACTACTACAAAACCATTGAGGATTTCCCTGTTCTTAGCCAAGTTCAG CCTGGATATCTCCGAGAGCTTCTACCTGATTCTGCGCCTACTCAACCTGAATCTTTGCAACATATATTTGATG ATATTCAGGCTAAGATACTACCAGGGGTGACCCATTGGCAGAGTCCAAATTTCTTTGCTTATTATCCTTCCAATAGCAGCATTGCTGGATTTTTGGGAGAGATGCTCAGTGCTGGTCTTAACATTGTGGGTTTTAGTTGGGTAACTTCTCCTGCAGCGACAGAACTTGAAATGATCGTTCTTGATTGGCTTGCTAAATTGATCAAACTTCCCGACGAGTTTCTTTCAGCAG GACAAGGTGGTGGTGTGATACAAGGCACTGCAAGTGAAGCTATTCTAGTTGTAATGCTGGCTGCTCGTGATAAGATTCTTAGAAGGGTAGGGAAAAATGCCCTTGAGAAGCTTGTTGTTTATGCATCTGATCAAACACATTCAGCTTTGCAGAAAGCCTGCCAG ATAGCAGGAATCCATCCTGAGAATTGCAGGATTCTGAGTACCAACTCAACTACTAATTATGCTCTTTCCCCCAGCGTACTTAATGAAGCAATCTCAAATGACATCACCAGTGGTTTAATTCCTTTTTTCTTATGTGGAACA GTTGGTACTACTTCCTCAACAGCAGTTGATCCTTTGGGAGAACTGGGAAAGATTGCTAAG AACAACGAAATGTGGTTCCATGTCGATGCTGCATATGCTGGTAGTGCCTGTATATGTCCAGAATACCGCCACTACATTGATGGTGTCGAGAAAGCAGACTCATTTAACATGAATGCACATAAATGGTTTCTCACGAACTTTGATTGTTCGGTGCTCTGGATCAAG GATAGAAATGCTCTGGTCCAATCCCTGTCCACAAATCCTGAGTTCCTGAAAAACAAG GCATCTCAAGCAAACATGGTTGTGGATTACAAAGATTGGCAAGTTCCACTTGGACGACGGTTTAG ATCATTGAAGCTATGGATGGTGTTACGACTTTATGGTTTAGAGAACCTACAGTCCTACATAAGAACCCATATTAATTTGGCCAAACACTTCGAAGAGCTTGTTGCTCAAGACCCTAGGTTTGAG ATTGTTACTCCACGACTTTATTCGTTAGTTTGTTTCCGCCTTCTGCCTCCTCATGGCAATGAGGCCTGTGCAAGCAAATTGAACCATGACCTATTAGATGCTGTAAATTCAACAGGGAAGATATACATTTCTCACACG GTCCTGTCTGGTGCATACATATTACGTTTTGCAGTAGGAGCTCCATTGACTGAGGAGAAGCATGTGACTGCAGCATGGAAGGTTTTGCAAGATGAGGCCTCTGCACTGCTAGCAACCTGTTTAGAATGA